The window GGTGGTGACACAGACGGTGGTGACTGTGATGGcaatggtggtggtggtggagcCGGATGATTCGACCTGCCAAGGCGCATCCAAGGTGGTAACCACGGCCTCCAGTACCACTGGCCGAATCCTATGGCATGGCAAGAGTCTATACTCGATGAACAAACAAGAAAGGCGACGAGAATCGCCAATGTACTCGATCTCATCTTCGGTGCTGATTGTCGTAAGTAACAAAGCCATTgagattatttatatatacctGTTGAAGGTAAATCTCAACAGAATCTCACTATTATCTTCAACTCCATAGTCTACCTGATCCGATGTTGCTATAATCTTTTTCCTTCaaatttaagttttaaaagtAAATCTCTTTAGTCAAATGCGGATTTCATTTATTCTCTCCTCTTCTCATAAGAGATATATAGGCAGATTCCGAACTTAAGCTCAGCCATTCGTTATTTTTCATGTAGATCTTATTTATATCGGTTAGCATTAGAAGTAACATCAGCGATCGAGATCTCCCGAtgaacatacatatatatatatggtaagGATTTCAGTCACTTATTGTTCTCCATCACTAAATAAGAATCAGATCTTCGGTATCATGAAGAACATTGGGAAGATCCAATGAAACACGATCTCAGACCTCCTTAATCAGCAGCTTTAAATTAATCCAATCTTTATAATCCACTTTAGATATTTCTCATAACGGACCCCTTGGCAGAAGCAGGTTAAAATTggcaattaaaattaaaacccGTAAAAGCAGTCGGGTGGTGAAGCATAGCAAGTAGATAAAAGCATTAACCTCCGCATAATGCAATCTATTGCATATGAGATTTTTCTTATTGTATAACTTGCATCAGTTACTCACTTGTTACATCTCCAAATCACCTCTGCTTTTTCACTTCACGTacacataaaattaaaatacccGCAATCTCCCTTGAAATTTGGCCCAGTCGCCGCAAACCTCCTCTAGCAAGCCTCTACATAATTGCTACCCCCTCAACTATCAGATTTCAGTAATGTATTTGTATATACTATGGCTATATCCCGAAGTTTGTTATGATATAGTTCTGAGCAGGGTTAGAGCTCGGTATGAACAATATGGTCCAGTTCAGGTTCAGTGGCCACAACACTCTTGATGACATCACTTGTAATACAACCCTTGTCTTGAGAACTGAGGCAATCGGCCGAAGGATGCACGACTCCGTACCCAAAACCTTCAGCAGAGTTGCAGTAAGTCTCTACTGTCCCGTCCTTCCTTTCGAGGTTAACATTGCTTAGGACGATGTTGCTGCATGGAACTGTATCGCTGCAGGCGAACTTGATGGCCTCCTCGCTTTTTGTGGTCCCAGTGATGTTCCGGTACATGATCTGGCTTATTTTAACAGCTGAAGTCTAATATTGTTggcaacaagaagaagaaaaaagaagttaGTTTCCTATGACATGCGGAACAATTATATAGTGACAGATCATGCATAAGTTAGAAGCAGCTTTCAACTACTGTGGCAATTAGCACTCAAGGCAGTGGAATTCTACCTCCATATAAGATCCGTAGAATCGGGTTTTGAATCTTTTGATTCGCGATGCTAGGATTTCCTATGGGTCTAGTACCCCTGATTATCCCCCTTCAGAGTCAATGTCCATTGGCCCAAAACAGGGTGGGCTTTGATCTATTATCGACGGGAGGCCACCTGAATGGGCTTCATTAAGACCAAGACTTATCTGAATCCATACGCTTGCTTGGGGCTCATGGCCCTGGTGGGCGAGTCAAAGTATGACCGGTCTAGTAAGGAAATATAAGTGGGTTGTGGgagttttacctgattctGACATGCAGTCGGGGAGTCGCAGTAGAATTGATCAATAATGATAGGGTTAGCGACTTCTTGCAGCTGAACATTCTCAAACCGAACTGCTCGAACATACCCTGATCCACCCTAAAAGAGGCAATGGTGTCCAAGGCATCATATCATAGTTCACATACTCGTCACCCTCTTTGTTTCatcataaaaggaaaaaatataaacaaaaaccaaacaaatcTTCCTCTTCACTTTAGTTTACTTTTATCTGTTTGAGCATGACATAATCCCATGATGCTGAGAACTGAGAAAAGGGAATCATTACCTGCCATGTCTTTATCCTGAGACCATTAGTAGTCTCCTTGAGGAATGCTGTGTCCAGGACCACCTTTGTGACGATGGCTGTCGTGTTGTCCTTCCCAAGGCTCCCAATACTGAGCAGCAGAATCCAATCACAAAAGAAGTAGGATGACATTATCAGATTATGGGTAGTCTAAAGAAGTTTAGGACCgctatcttcttttttccctttcgtACTTGTATTACATTGGAACGACTGATTAGTGATGAGTGTACCTTATTCCATGTCCAGGTCCGCAATAAATCCTCTTCATCTTGATGTTCGAACTTGCATTAACGATGGAGACACAATCATCCCCTGAAAATCAAGTAAAGAATCGCCACCACAATGAATTTGCGAGAAATTCCTCCCATACTTGAGCTAAGACTCTACTCGTTTGTGAGATCCTTTCTACATTAAAACTGGAACGAGAATAAAATGAAGATGAGTTTTGAGGACCTGTTCCGATCTTGGAGTCCTGCAGAACGACATTAGTTGACTCAGAAATGTGGATGCCATCAGTGTTGGGACTGTCCCCAGGGCATGAGACAAGCACTTCAGAGATCCGGACAGAGTTACACCTCGAGATCACAAAGTTCATCTGTTGGCTGTTTTGAATAGTAAGGCCTTTAACCTTCACAGATGAGCTCGAGTCTATGGTCAGTGCCTGCAACGAACTGTCTATTCAGATTTCAAGCTACAATGTAATGCGTTAATTCATTCAGATGACGGATCGTTACCGATGGAGCAGCTCTGCAAGGCTGTGAAAATGGAGcaagagaagaaagagaatcAGAATTTTTTGTCTAATTGCAGAAAATTAACCAACACCCTTTAGAGATTAAGTTCAAGAAAGTACAtttgttttgttctttttgcAAGATGAAGCCCACCACTTGCCGCCTGATCCGTCAATTACCCCATTACCTTGGAATATGACTCCATTCAGTTTAGAAAAATCGAGCCAGATCCGTGGAAGCTGCGGATCCCAGTTACTGGGCTCATCTGGTGCTACAATAGTTCCATCAATCTGCAACTCCGGCAGacaattttgtaatataattGTTCATACCatcaaaaatccatcaatgtGAAAACAAACAATGTGCATTTAGcaagaaatggaaaatatgCCAAcatgagaaaagagaaaagaaatcaACGGCACTGTGTACTTTCATATTTACACATAATATCATGATGGCACTAGCAGCTTCATAACAATGGAAGATGTCCTTAGTTTCTCTCTCTTGCCagtataaatttatttcaatttaatgGAGGATGAAGATTACCTGGATAATTAAATTGTCTGCACAGGGTCCCTTAAATCGTGTTGCATTCACTAGATAACGACGTCCTGGAGGAACCAAGAAGACAGAGTTTGATGTAGAGCAGGCTGTTTTCCAAGCTTTTAGAAAGGCCTGATGAacagaaaaaaggaaaaatcaggaaaaggtaaaaaaaaaaattaaaaaaaaaatagagagagataTTAGAAAGGCAATAAGAAAACCATAATCTGTCGGAAGGATAATTGCTAATGGTAATGTTCTATTA of the Punica granatum isolate Tunisia-2019 chromosome 6, ASM765513v2, whole genome shotgun sequence genome contains:
- the LOC116210694 gene encoding probable polygalacturonase At1g80170, which produces MDKFLVLFLSLLLLAVHGRAEYSEDDKLRIVEDLVSWDVEDEYEAEDSANTFWDSERSAKVLVNLDSFGAAGDGISDDTEAFLKAWKTACSTSNSVFLVPPGRRYLVNATRFKGPCADNLIIQIDGTIVAPDEPSNWDPQLPRIWLDFSKLNGVIFQGNGVIDGSGGKWWASSCKKNKTNPCRAAPSALTIDSSSSVKVKGLTIQNSQQMNFVISRCNSVRISEVLVSCPGDSPNTDGIHISESTNVVLQDSKIGTGDDCVSIVNASSNIKMKRIYCGPGHGISIGSLGKDNTTAIVTKVVLDTAFLKETTNGLRIKTWQGGSGYVRAVRFENVQLQEVANPIIIDQFYCDSPTACQNQTSAVKISQIMYRNITGTTKSEEAIKFACSDTVPCSNIVLSNVNLERKDGTVETYCNSAEGFGYGVVHPSADCLSSQDKGCITSDVIKSVVATEPELDHIVHTEL